The following coding sequences are from one Nilaparvata lugens isolate BPH chromosome 4, ASM1435652v1, whole genome shotgun sequence window:
- the LOC111044392 gene encoding interleukin enhancer-binding factor 2 homolog, with product MVVKMARGRGRGGPISGRGGGPPPPGVILSRLQNKSKSPYVPHHPFDFILCEPAFQRVKPAPNEDTFTQALMKRNSDLSPTEQEQASVLNLVTKIQNAFDHLIVAPGNFDSCQVDESRQVGSFKKGTMIRGHNVADIVVVLKTLPTKECVGALGTRIVEQLKGAGGGGGALKMTTNERGFEVSNQEATVKVLVATVHHNLRKLDPEIHLDYKIVQSHLAALRHCRWFEESAHHSSVKVLIRLLRDLKNRFDGFEPLTPWMLDLLAHTSIMNNPSRQALPINVAFRRVLQLLASGLFLPGSSGISDPCDGNQMRVHTSITLEQQDQVCLTAQLLVRVLAHGGYKQVLQGDSKTISGSLMLNGVVVTPLDKAYEKPPADAAAKESDAEDNMDAGVAATDEAMETNDA from the exons ATG GTTGTGAAAATGGCTCGCGGCAGAGGCCGTGGTGGCCCAATTAGTGGAAGGGGAGGGGGGCCTCCTCCCCCTGGAGTAATCCTCAGCCGGCTTCAAAACAAATCGAAGTCGCCCTATGTTCCGCACCATCCGTTCGACTTTATCCTATGCGAGCCGGCCTTTCAACGAGTGAAACCAGCGCCCAACGAAGATACCTTTACACAG GCGCTGATGAAGAGAAACAGCGATCTGTCGCCAACTGAACAGGAGCAGGCCTCTGTTCTGAATCTGGTCACCAAAATACAAAATGCCTTTGACCATTTGATTGTTGCTCCTGGAAACTTCGACTCTTGT CAAGTGGACGAATCGCGACAAGTGGGCTCATTCAAGAAAGGCACAATGATCAGGGGTCACAACGTGGCCGACATAGTGGTGGTGCTGAAAACGCTGCCGACCAAGGAGTGCGTCGGCGCACTGGGCACCCGCATCGTGGAGCAGCTGAAGGGAGCGGGCGGCGGAGGGGGGGCACTGAAGATGACCACCAACGAGCGCGGCTTCGAAGTGAGCAACCAGGAGGCCACTGTCAAGGTGCTGGTGGCCACCGTACACCACAATCTGCGCAAGTTGGACCCCGAGATACACCTCGACTACAAGATTGTGCAGAGTCATTTGGCCGCGCTCAGGCATTG TCGCTGGTTTGAAGAAAGTGCCCATCATTCCTCAGTCAAGGTACTGATTCGCTTGCTCAGAGATTTGAAGAATCGATTTGACGGCTTCGAACCTCTCACTCCTTGGATGCTGGATCTTTTG GCGCACACCTCAATAATGAACAATCCGAGCCGACAAGCGTTGCCGATTAACGTGGCATTTCGCAGAGTGTTGCAGCTGCTTGCATCTGGTCTTTTCTTGCCTGGATCATCGG GCATCAGTGACCCGTGTGACGGCAACCAGATGCGAGTGCACACGTCGATTACACTCGAGCAGCAGGACCAGGTGTGTCTCACCGCCCAGCTGCTGGTTAGGGTGCTGGCTCATGGAGGCTACAAGCAAGTGCTCCAAGGAGATTCCA aaacAATATCTGGTTCTCTGATGCTTAACGGTGTTGTGGTGACGCCGCTGGATAAAGCCTACGAGAAGCCACCAGCCGACGCCGCGGCCAAGGAGAGCGACGCCGAAGACAATATGGACGCCGGGGTAGCGGCCACTGATGAGGCCATGGAGACCAACGACGCTTGA
- the LOC111044393 gene encoding probable peptide chain release factor C12orf65, mitochondrial, producing MMSNLLRVLTNVQSRHLSTTRLLLKKGIDYSKVPTLDEDDLEEQFVRGSGPGGQSVNKTNNCVVIKHKPTGIVSKCHDSRSQSENRKLARQKLITQLDNLLNKEMSIEAQTSRLLKSKAIKEDKKKEKLRLLKAQWKEREGIT from the exons ATGATGAGTAATCTACTAAGAGTACTCACAAACGTGCAGTCAAGACATCTTTCGACCACTCGGCTGTTGTTGAAGAAAGGAATCGACTACTCTAAGGTGCCAACTCTCGATGAAGACGACTTGGAGGAGCAGTTTGTGAGGGGCAGTGGGCCGGGAGGACAATCGGTTAATAAGACCAATAATTGCGTCGTTATCAAGCATAAACCTACTG GAATTGTGTCGAAATGCCACGATTCGAGGTCGCAGAGTGAAAATCGCAAACTGGCCCGACAGAAGTTGATCACGCAGCTGGACAATCTGCTGAACAAGGAGATGTCCATCGAAGCACAAACCAGCAGACTGCTCAAAAGCAAAGCGATAAAAGAGgacaaaaagaaagagaaacTGAGATTGCTGAAAGCCCagtggaaagagagagaaggcaTAACCTAG